The Longimicrobium sp. sequence GTCGCCACCACTTCGGCCAGCGTCACCCGCGCCGGGTGCCTGCGCAGCCGGAAGCCGCCGGCGGGGCCGCGCGTGCTGGACACGATCCCCTGCCTGGCCAGCGCGTTCAGCGTCTTGGACAGGTAGTTGGCCGGCGCCCCCAGCGCCCGCGCGATGCGCTCGGCGGGAACGCACTCGCCCCCGGAGTGCCGGGCCAGGAACAGCAGGGCGCGGATCGCGTGTTCGGACGTCCGGGTCACCATCGGGCTCTCTCCTTTTCTCATGCGAATATGGGATTTGGCCGCGGCGCCGGATGTCGGCACTCCGCGGTATTCCTTGCGGGGAGGCGGCTCGGGAGATGCGGGAGATCGCCCCACGGCGGGCGGTGGGAGATGCGGGGAAACGGCGCACCACGCCGGCGGTGCGCGGGACGGGAGACCGTTCGGGGGAGGACGTGAAAGCCCCGGCAGCCGGATAGCCGCCGGGGCTCTTCATCGCCCGAAACATCGAGATGCCTACGGCGGGGGATGAAGCTGAACCCTCGCCGTCTTCGTCTTCAGCGCCGGCGCATCACGAACCGCCCGGAGGCGGCCCCGCCGCGGTAGTGGTCGTACATCCACGTCCCCGCGACCGAATCGCCCGCGAGAAGCCCCTGCATCCGCACCGCGGCGGGGTCGCCGGGCTGCAGCGTGATCTCTACCGAGTCCCCCGGCGTGACGCGCGCCTCCAGCGCCGGCACCCCGCGCCCGCCGTCGATCTCGAAGCCGAAGGGGCCGAAGCGCGTGGCGTAGCTCCCCGAGTGCGTGGGCCGCCCGGCCAGGTCCGCCTGGTCGGCGAGCGCCGCATTGCGCAGCAGCGCCAGCCGGCCGCGGAGCGTGCGGTGCGGGGGCATGTGGCCGGGGAGCAGCGGCGACTCCAGCACGAACTCCACCGCCCACGCGCCGTCCAGCGCCCGCGCGTTGGCCGGCTCCCGC is a genomic window containing:
- a CDS encoding Rrf2 family transcriptional regulator; this encodes MVTRTSEHAIRALLFLARHSGGECVPAERIARALGAPANYLSKTLNALARQGIVSSTRGPAGGFRLRRHPARVTLAEVVATFDDARPRAVCLLGDRPCDGLHPCRAHAAWSRVCAEMRAPLGATTLAGLLEPSEIEEISAAGTSGRDDRVAIAA